From one Candidatus Zixiibacteriota bacterium genomic stretch:
- a CDS encoding penicillin-binding protein activator LpoB produces the protein MKTLLIVLALGMLMIAGCGGGKQVTRLETDTVTDLSGRWNDTDSRLVAEEMISDALSRPWLMSYVERSGQKPVVTVGTIRNLSNEHIAMETFIADFERELINSGSVRFIAAPAQRDELRAERQDQQEFATAETAKKMRAETGADFMLQGAIKTITDEEDGKRVVFYQTDLELVNLETIEKVWIGTKKIKKGISQGSTKW, from the coding sequence ATGAAGACCCTCCTCATCGTACTGGCTCTCGGCATGTTGATGATTGCCGGCTGCGGCGGTGGCAAACAGGTGACCCGCCTTGAGACCGATACCGTCACCGATCTTTCCGGCCGCTGGAACGACACCGACTCCCGGCTGGTGGCCGAAGAGATGATCTCCGATGCTCTGTCGCGGCCCTGGCTGATGAGTTACGTGGAACGCAGCGGGCAGAAGCCGGTCGTGACCGTCGGTACCATCCGAAACCTCTCGAACGAGCATATCGCGATGGAGACGTTTATCGCCGACTTCGAGCGGGAACTGATCAACTCGGGCAGCGTGCGGTTCATAGCGGCCCCGGCCCAGCGCGACGAACTTCGCGCCGAGCGACAGGATCAGCAGGAGTTTGCGACCGCGGAGACCGCCAAGAAGATGCGCGCCGAGACCGGCGCCGACTTCATGCTGCAGGGCGCGATCAAAACCATCACCGACGAGGAAGACGGCAAGCGCGTTGTGTTCTATCAGACCGATCTCGAACTCGTGAATCTGGAGACCATCGAGAAAGTCTGGATCGGCACGAAGAAGATCAAGAAGGGCATCTCCCAGGGCAGCACCAAGTGGTAG
- a CDS encoding methyltransferase domain-containing protein, with the protein MRTFDDRLAELDGGRVLDVGTGQGDFARSLAEGLRSYTEIIGIDFSESRIDEARHKVVLDRVRFELMDATCVQFAGESFDTVAISDTMHHLPDPRPILTEMKRVLKPGGLFCLVEAYRDGQDEAQMSHVLIHHWWAAIDTLVGVCHRESYLRAEVIGLVDQLGFARREVYDHREPDDDPHDADRIAMIDGLITRYVARIPDCPEKDELHRQGEIFRERLFTVGFSWAVHACVLAWK; encoded by the coding sequence ATGAGGACATTTGACGACCGGCTGGCGGAGCTTGACGGGGGCCGGGTCCTGGATGTGGGCACGGGCCAGGGCGATTTCGCACGGAGCCTCGCCGAGGGCCTGAGAAGCTATACCGAGATCATCGGGATTGATTTCTCGGAATCCCGGATAGATGAAGCCCGCCACAAGGTGGTTCTGGACCGCGTGCGATTCGAACTGATGGATGCCACCTGTGTGCAGTTTGCCGGCGAGTCGTTTGATACCGTGGCCATTTCCGATACAATGCACCATCTTCCCGACCCACGGCCCATCCTGACCGAGATGAAGCGAGTCCTCAAGCCGGGCGGGTTGTTCTGTCTGGTCGAGGCGTACCGGGATGGTCAGGACGAGGCGCAGATGTCGCATGTGCTGATTCATCATTGGTGGGCGGCAATCGATACCCTTGTGGGCGTCTGCCACCGCGAGTCTTATCTCCGGGCCGAGGTTATCGGTTTGGTCGATCAGCTGGGATTTGCGAGACGCGAAGTGTACGATCACCGCGAGCCCGATGACGACCCTCATGATGCAGACCGTATCGCGATGATCGACGGACTGATCACCAGATACGTCGCGCGAATTCCTGATTGTCCGGAGAAAGATGAACTGCACCGGCAGGGTGAGATTTTTCGTGAGCGGCTGTTTACGGTTGGATTCTCGTGGGCGGTGCACGCCTGTGTGCTGGCTTGGAAATAA